Proteins found in one Elephas maximus indicus isolate mEleMax1 chromosome 11, mEleMax1 primary haplotype, whole genome shotgun sequence genomic segment:
- the LOC126085855 gene encoding 60S ribosomal protein L39-like, translated as MSSHKIFRIKRLLAKKQEQNCPIPQWIQMKTGSKIRYNSRRRHWRRTKLGL; from the coding sequence ATGTCTTCTCACAAGATTTTCAGGATCAAGAGGCTCCTGGCCAAGAAAcaagagcagaattgcccaattCCCCAATGGATTCAAATGAAAACTGGTAGTAAAATTAGGTACAACTCCAGGAGGAGACACTGGAGAAGAACTAAGCTGGGTCTATAA